GTTGGGCAAAACTGGTCTTCATAACCGCACTGAGTTGGCACGGTGGGCGATCGAGAACAAGATGGCCTAGAGCTGTTCATTCAGGTATTGATGACAGCAACCATTGACGAGTTCCGAAGGATGTGCAAGTAGACGAGGCGATCGTGGCTGCTTTTTGTAGTGCCGTTGTAAAATCTGCACTCAAAATATAGTGGCAAAATGCGCCGTGAAAAATGTCTCCAGCCCCTAGGGTGTCAACCACGGCTACTACAGGCACTGGTATAGTTCCGGCTAGTGCATTGGTGTAGAACTGGATGGGATCTGCACCATTAGTAATAGCAATGTGGGGAACTGCCAGCGTGCGTAAGTAGGCAACTACATCGTTGTT
The Cyanobacteriota bacterium DNA segment above includes these coding regions:
- a CDS encoding PfkB family carbohydrate kinase; the protein is NNDVVAYLRTLAVPHIAITNGADPIQFYTNALAGTIPVPVVAVVDTLGAGDIFHGAFCHYILSADFTTALQKAATIASSTCTSFGTRQWLLSSIPE